A stretch of DNA from Candidatus Pantoea bituminis:
GAACATCATGCGGTTACTGTCATCCTGAATCAGAATACGCAGCCCTTGCGGCACTTTTTCCAGCACTAAGTTGCCTTGGGTATTAAGGTTCTGCATGATTCGCATTATTAGCTGGCGTAACGCTTCCAGCTCGGTATCCGATCGACTTAACACGCTTTCAAGGCTCTCTTTGGGCGCGTTGTTTAAGGCGCTATCCAGCACGCTGTCAGCCTCCTCGCGAACGGGTTCAGACTGTGCTGCGAGGCTTTCTCCCACCAGCACTGCCCCTTGTTCCCCGGAATCTTGCAGCGGATTAAAGGAAGACTCGTTAAAAATAGAGGTGCCGTGCAGCTGTGCAACGATCTCTTTGCGCTCCTCTTCTGTTACCGAACCCATGATCCACAGCACCATAAACAGCGCCATCATCGCCAGGGTAAAGTCCGCGAAGGCCACTTTCCACGCACCGCCGTGATGTGCGTTGTGCGCTTTTTGGCCGATCGTTTGATAATCAACTTTGTGGTGGTCACCAAAGGCGCAGAACGTATCTCAGAGGTCTCTGCGCGCTTTACGCTGGACGCATTGCCCGGTAAACAGATGGCGATTGATGCCGATCTTAATGCCGGTTTAATTAATCAGGAACAGGCGCGCGACCGCCGCCGCGATGTGGGTAACGAAGCGGACTTCTATGGTTCGATGGACGGCGCCTCTAAATTTGTTCGTGGTGATGCGGTCGCAGGCATCATGATCTTGCTGATCAACGTGATTGGCGGGATTTTAATTGGCGTATTCAAACACAACTTGCCCGCCGGTCAGGCTTTTGAACAATATGTTCTGCTCACCATTGGTGATGGCTTAGTGGCACAGATTCCGTCATTGCTGTTGTCAACAGCGGCGGCGATCATCGTGACCCGCGTCAGCGATGGTAACGACATTGGCGAAGAAGTTAAGTCGCAGATTTTGGCTAAGCCGACCACGCTTTATAGCGCAGCGTTGGTGATGTTTATCCTCGCGATTGTTCCTGGCATGCCACACACCGTCTTCCTGCTGTTCACCGCCCTGCTGGTGTTTGCCGGATGGCGTCAAAGCCGCAAGGTGGCAAAACCCACCCAGAATCCTGAAGAGATCGCAGCCCTGACTCAGGCGCTCCAGCAGGAAGAGGACGTTGCGCCGATAAACTGGCAAAGCATTCCAATGGTTGAGCCGATTGGCCTAAACCTTGGTTACAAAGTGGTGCCGCTGGTTGATAGCTCACGCGGCAGCCCGCTGAAACAGCGTGTACGCGGCGTGCGCCAGGTGGTCTCTGAAACCAGTGGTGTGCTGCTGCCTGAAATTGCCATTCGCGAAGATTTTCGCCTTAAACCCGCCCAGTACGCCATTCAGATCAACGGGGTGCGCTCGGCAACCGGCGAAGTGCATCCCGACCGCCTGATGGCGATCCCGACCCCGGAACAATATGGCGAAATTGATGGTGTGCTGGATACCGATCCCGCTTACGGCTTAACTGTGACCTGGATTTTGGCTGAGCAGAAAGCCAAGGCACTCAATCTTGGTTATCAAGTGGTGGATTGTGCCAGCGTTATTGCGACGCACGTCAACAAGATAGCGCGCGAAAATCTGCCTGAATTGTTCAATTACGATGACATTACTCAACTGCATGATCGTCTGGCTGCGATGGCACCCAAACTGGCTGAAGATCTCAGTCAGGCGTTGAATCACAGTCAACTGCTGCGCGTTTATCGTCTGCTGCTGACTGACCAGGTTTCACTGAAAGATATCACCACCATCGCGACCACGTTGCTGGAATCAAGTGCCGTGACCAAAGATGCGATTCTATTGGCTTCAGATGTGCGATTCGCGCTGCGCCGCGCCATGGTGGCGGCTATCGCGCCAGACCACAAGCCGCTTTCGGCTTACACACTGAACAGCGAACTGGAGAACCTGTTGCTCAACTCACTCAATCAGGCGCAGCAGGCGGGCAAAGTCTCGCTCGACAGCTTCCCGGTGGATCCCAATATTTTGACGCAGTTG
This window harbors:
- a CDS encoding flagellar biosynthesis protein FlhA, translating into MCVVRFLADRLIINFVVVTKGAERISEVSARFTLDALPGKQMAIDADLNAGLINQEQARDRRRDVGNEADFYGSMDGASKFVRGDAVAGIMILLINVIGGILIGVFKHNLPAGQAFEQYVLLTIGDGLVAQIPSLLLSTAAAIIVTRVSDGNDIGEEVKSQILAKPTTLYSAALVMFILAIVPGMPHTVFLLFTALLVFAGWRQSRKVAKPTQNPEEIAALTQALQQEEDVAPINWQSIPMVEPIGLNLGYKVVPLVDSSRGSPLKQRVRGVRQVVSETSGVLLPEIAIREDFRLKPAQYAIQINGVRSATGEVHPDRLMAIPTPEQYGEIDGVLDTDPAYGLTVTWILAEQKAKALNLGYQVVDCASVIATHVNKIARENLPELFNYDDITQLHDRLAAMAPKLAEDLSQALNHSQLLRVYRLLLTDQVSLKDITTIATTLLESSAVTKDAILLASDVRFALRRAMVAAIAPDHKPLSAYTLNSELENLLLNSLNQAQQAGKVSLDSFPVDPNILTQLQSTLPVITEQLKAQNLTQVLLVTPQLRPLIARYARLFASSLHVLSYNEIPDDANLNVVGVVE